Part of the Halodesulfovibrio aestuarii DSM 17919 = ATCC 29578 genome, ACCACATTCAATTACAGACGATGGGAAAAGTGAATTCATTCCCCTTATTTTTTCATGATACCTACGACCAACAGGTAACAATCCTTGTACACCCACGTCCGCTGCGCCTGTCTGATGGCAGTAAGCAGATAAGCAGCACACTTTCTTTAGGGTCAGACGGGTACCCCCTCAAAAAACAATCTGATCGTCAACGGCTTAATCTGTTGGCGATTCTGGATAAGCTTCCGGAATTTATAGCATTAGTAACCCCGCAATTTACACTACGGTACATCAACAAACCTTTTCGGGATCAAGTACAATTAAAAGCAGGTGATTCCTGCTACTATGCGTTCACAGGGGACACAGAAGCAGCCGAAAAACCCTCGCATCCATACTTACCGCCGTTTGATGTCTTTGAAACAGGTTCCCCATCTTTTTCTGCATGGAAAAGCCCTTGTTCAGGGCGATCATATCGTTTTCTAAGTTATCCATTTACAGATACAGACGGAGAACCGCTCATTCTACTTATGGGCCTTGATATCACCCAGCTTACCCGCTTTCAGGAAAAACTTGCGATTACAGAACGCCAGTACCACTTAATCACTAACAACCTTTCATTGGGCATCGCGGTTGTGGATGGTCAACGGAACATTACGGCGGCTAACCGTCAATTCCGCAACTGGTTTAAATTGCAGAATGAATCATACCCTGTCAGCTGTCCTTTTGTCCTTATCGAACAGGATGAAAACGGTGAATGCCTGCTCGACAAAACCACCAGCCTTACTCTTCAGGATGGTAAAGAACATGAATACGAGTTTTCTACCCCACTAAATGGAGCAGAAATCACTTTTCGGATCACTGCATGTCCTTTACATCAAACCAAACTATTTTCATCAGCGATTATTCTTCTGGAAGATATAACCGAAAAGAAAAAGATAGAGCAACGCACTCAGCAGATGCGTAAGCTGGAGGCCATGAGCACTCTCGCCGCCGGCATTGCACATGAGATTAACCAACCGTTATCGGCTCTGCGTCTTTATGCCAGCGGACTAGATTTATTGGTTGAGCAACGCGGTTCAGTTCCGACCAAGATTTTGCAGGAACGTCTGGGACTAATTCTACGTGAGACCGGCACCATCGAAGACATCATCACACACATGCGATCACTTGTGCGTCATCAAGGGGCATTTCCGCTTGAACGGTCCGATGTAAACTATGCAGTCGAGCAAGCAGTCAGCCTACTGCAAAACAAGCTGGCCACCCGGAACATCAACGTACACAATCAGCTGCAAAATGAACTTCCGCCAGCACTTGCGCTCCCTATTCAACTAGAGCAGATCGTAATCAACATCATGATGAATGCTGCTCATGCTCTTGAACATACCGAAGGACAGCGGTGTATTACTATTACAACCTGCGAAACCAATGACCACTACATTCAGCTCTGCATTGAGGATAACGGTCCCGGTTTACAAGGACTTGGTGATAAAATATTTGATCCTTTCTTTACCACAAAAGAATCAGGAAAGAGCATGGGGCTTGGGCTTGCCCTCGTACACACCTTTGTTACCAGCTGGGAGGGTACCATTACTGCTGACTCCCCAAGAGCAGACAACAAAGGCACACTAATTAAAATTCTACTTCCACAAGCTCCGACGACTTAAGAGATCTGTATGCGAATACTCATTGTTGACGACAATTCTACCAGCCTGCAAAGTCTAAGTGTTGTACTTACAGACTTAGGACACCAGCCAAGTACATTCAGCGATCCGCACGCAGCACTCAACCATGCGAAGGAAAGCTATTACCCTCTTATTATTACAGATATAAAAATGCCGACACTGGACGGCCTTTCCCTGCTTGCAGAACTGAAGGCGTGTGAAACAAGCAAACGCAGTGATGTAATCATCATCACCGGTCATGGAGACATGGAAACAGCTATTACGGCGCTGCGTAACGGTGCTTACGACTACTTAAATAAACCAATTAATGCCCGTGAGCTTGCCGCTGCTGTTGAGCGCAGTGCTGAACATCAAACCCTGCTTTTTGAAAATACTGACCTGAAACAGAATATGAAGGAACGCGTTGCAGAGGCTCAAGAGTCTTTGCAGGGAGATTTAGAAAAGATGCGTTCCCAGCTTCGTAATGTCTCGGGCATTGGAGAAATAATTTCGGGTTCACCCCGAATGCAGGAAATAATCCGCGATGCGACCATTTTTCATCATGAACCGGACGTCCCTGTCCTCATTGAAGGGGAAACAGGCACAGGTAAAGAAGTTATCGCGCGTCTGGTACATCATGGAGAAACCCATTGTGACACTCCGTTTGTTGCCCTCAACTGCTCTGCTATTGCTGAATCTCTTTTTGAAAGCGAACTGTTCGGATATGAAGCAGGGGCCTACACCGGATCACGCACTGGCGGCTCTGCCGGCAAGCTTGAGTTAGCAGGGAACGGGACACTTTTTTTGGATGAAATTGCCGAGATGCCCCTGCACTTACAGCCAAAGCTACTTCGAGTACTGGAAGAAAGAACCTTCTACCGTGTCGGTGGATTGCAAAAAAAGCACTTCACTGCCCGCATTATCGGAGCCGGTAACAAGAACCTTGAATTAATGGTGGAAGAAGGTCTGTTCCGTCGCGATTTGTATCACAGGCTTACAGTAGGGCATCTACGCCTTCCCCCGTTACGTGAACGCCAAAATGACATCGCCAAAATGGCATCGTTATTTCTGCGAAAACAGGTAAAACGGAAAGGAAAACGATTTTCATCAATCGCTCCCGAAACCCTTACGATGCTCAAAGAGCATTCGTGGCCTGGGAACGTCCGCGAATTAGAAAACATCATTGAGCGCGCCGTACTTATCCACGACGACATAATACTTCGCCCTGAGCATATTGAATTTACCACTCTTTCTTATTCAACAAATAGAGTTCAGGCAGCAGCTCCGCGACTCGACACAATGCCATTGCCTTCAATTGATATTGCATCATCCACTATTGTTTTACCGGATGAGCCTTTCAAACTGGAAGACGTGACACAATCTGTTATCCGCAAGGCACTAAGCAAGTTTGATGGTAACAAAACAAAGGCTGCAGCGTATCTTGGTATTTCCCGATATGCACTTTATCGCAAAATATC contains:
- a CDS encoding ATP-binding protein; amino-acid sequence: MAQLLPIITSVHSTHRLPEAVSTLLRQLSDTCSSDQSLDLDYVRSFLSSSLGWERKDVLHKFKKQLLEPENLSTITHHIQLQTMGKVNSFPLFFHDTYDQQVTILVHPRPLRLSDGSKQISSTLSLGSDGYPLKKQSDRQRLNLLAILDKLPEFIALVTPQFTLRYINKPFRDQVQLKAGDSCYYAFTGDTEAAEKPSHPYLPPFDVFETGSPSFSAWKSPCSGRSYRFLSYPFTDTDGEPLILLMGLDITQLTRFQEKLAITERQYHLITNNLSLGIAVVDGQRNITAANRQFRNWFKLQNESYPVSCPFVLIEQDENGECLLDKTTSLTLQDGKEHEYEFSTPLNGAEITFRITACPLHQTKLFSSAIILLEDITEKKKIEQRTQQMRKLEAMSTLAAGIAHEINQPLSALRLYASGLDLLVEQRGSVPTKILQERLGLILRETGTIEDIITHMRSLVRHQGAFPLERSDVNYAVEQAVSLLQNKLATRNINVHNQLQNELPPALALPIQLEQIVINIMMNAAHALEHTEGQRCITITTCETNDHYIQLCIEDNGPGLQGLGDKIFDPFFTTKESGKSMGLGLALVHTFVTSWEGTITADSPRADNKGTLIKILLPQAPTT
- a CDS encoding sigma-54-dependent transcriptional regulator encodes the protein MRILIVDDNSTSLQSLSVVLTDLGHQPSTFSDPHAALNHAKESYYPLIITDIKMPTLDGLSLLAELKACETSKRSDVIIITGHGDMETAITALRNGAYDYLNKPINARELAAAVERSAEHQTLLFENTDLKQNMKERVAEAQESLQGDLEKMRSQLRNVSGIGEIISGSPRMQEIIRDATIFHHEPDVPVLIEGETGTGKEVIARLVHHGETHCDTPFVALNCSAIAESLFESELFGYEAGAYTGSRTGGSAGKLELAGNGTLFLDEIAEMPLHLQPKLLRVLEERTFYRVGGLQKKHFTARIIGAGNKNLELMVEEGLFRRDLYHRLTVGHLRLPPLRERQNDIAKMASLFLRKQVKRKGKRFSSIAPETLTMLKEHSWPGNVRELENIIERAVLIHDDIILRPEHIEFTTLSYSTNRVQAAAPRLDTMPLPSIDIASSTIVLPDEPFKLEDVTQSVIRKALSKFDGNKTKAAAYLGISRYALYRKIS